In Argiope bruennichi chromosome X1, qqArgBrue1.1, whole genome shotgun sequence, a single window of DNA contains:
- the LOC129959369 gene encoding uncharacterized protein LOC129959369 yields the protein MKLPIKCELFLKLPIKCELPMKLPIKCELFLKLPIKCELPMKLPIKCELAMKLPIKCELPLKLPTMYELLPMKLPIKCELPLKLPTMYELLPMKLPIKCELPMKLPIKCEYL from the coding sequence ATGAAGTTACCTATTAAGTGTGAATTATTTCTGAAGCTACCTATTAAATGTGAATTACCTATGAAGTTACCTATTAAGTGTGAATTATTTCTGAAGCTACCTATTAAATGTGAATTACCTATGAAGTTACCTATTAAGTGTGAATTAGCTATGAAGTTACCTATTAAGTGTGAATTACCTCTAAAGTTACCTACTATGTATGAATTATTACCTATGAAGTTACCTATTAAGTGTGAATTACCTCTAAAGTTACCTACTATGTATGAATTATTACCTATGAAGTTACCTATTAAGTGTGAATTACCTATGAAGTTACCTATTAAGTGTGAATACCTATGA